A section of the Ranitomeya imitator isolate aRanImi1 chromosome 7, aRanImi1.pri, whole genome shotgun sequence genome encodes:
- the LOC138644948 gene encoding uncharacterized protein has product MSDHVYLSTTQRVLLHWVLSRRFGQPYTVNADPRRRRQRLWVHPLLTQRPSKGHFQRLYSSLRAHPDKFFLYTRMSIRTFDMLLEILRPGLTYQDTWMRKAISAEERLLLTLRFLATGLSYAGLHLEFLIGRSTISVIVRTTCSQIWLKLNEVVMPEPKMDDWLKIATGFQNTCDFPNCIGAVDGKHIRVRKPPNSGSQFYNYKQFFSVVMLAVADSNYRFIIVDIGAYGRTGDSRVFNSSIMGRRLRDNQLNLPPPQQLPGSNAEAVPFVLVGDEAFQLTRHVMRPYPRRNLDHRRRVFNLRLTRARRLVECAFGILVAKWRVLQSAIQLSEASINEVIKACVILHNFTRIHDCLSTNLQNHVMTNHSRPPPYVPPRRRPLSGLKVRDVFTNYFLSPQGATPWQDYAILHV; this is encoded by the exons atgtctgaccatgtgtatttaagcacaactcagcgggtgttgcttcactgggtgttgtctcgtcgctttggccagccatatacggtcaatgcagatccgcgaaggaggagacaaagattgtgggtccatcctctattgacccaacgcccgagtaaaggacatttccagagactctattcatctttgagggcccatccagacaaatttttcctgtatactcgcatgtccatcaggacttttgacatgttgctggagatcttacgtcctggactcacctatcaggacacctggatgagaaaagccatctctgctgaggagcgtctgctcctaaccttacg cttcctggccacaggcttgtcctatgcgggtctacacctggagtttctcattgggcgttctaccatttcagtcattgttaggacaacctgttcccaaatatggctgaaacttaacgaagttgtgatgccagagccaaaaatggatgattggctcaaaatcgccactggattccaaaatacttgtgacttccctaactgcattggagctgtggatgggaaacatatcagggtgcgtaagccgccgaactctggttcccaattctacaattataagcagtttttctctgtagttatgttagcagttgctgacagcaactacaggtttataattgtagacattggggcctatggccgaactggagactctagggtcttcaattcgtccataatgggtcgccggctacgtgacaaccagttgaacctcccaccaccacaacaactcccaggctccaatgcggaagcagtgccttttgttttggttggagatgaggccttccaactgacgaggcacgtcatgaggccttaccccaggcgcaaccttgaccaccggcggagggttttTAATTTGAGACttaccagggcacggagactggttgagtgcgcctttgggattcttgtagccaaatggcgtgttcttcagtctgcaattcagctgagtgaggcttcaatcaatgaagtgatcaaagcctgtgtaattctacataatttcaccagaatacatgattgtttgtCTACTAATTTGCAAAATCACGTCATGACCAATCATAGTAGGCctcccccatatgtccctcctcggcgacgtcccctttctggcctaaaagttcgagatgtgttcaccaattattttttgagtcctcagggtgccactccctggcaagactatgcaattttgcatgtgtaa
- the LOC138646115 gene encoding uncharacterized protein → MHTDHACALREIRTSLADVLNFRKPSIRQERPEIWDQRDPNYANRAVKQAAWRSVCGSLFPQYDQQPRAAQRQIMDDVTTRWRSIRDQYRRERQQRERSGAGAPPKKKKYIYFDRLTFLNPSMDLRPTQSNLTDRETGSDSELVIDPVGEGEEVAGPSAAPSCARPTASSSSAHPAPAASEENPEGPQFSSAAAAPSQDDPGNSSSPTVALDRSPQAAVRPQRARRRRELRQSRQNVDAGVMNYLARVREDDGEEGFTRSLAQYLRSIERELRLRLRGCFQILIDACTPPNNPYNLMQMIEQWQMSPENILRPPRLQGQHAHQGSEAPPPRQPTPPPQPPTNQQWQHQHHIAGYHQPSQYGHLSAPSAGGWSQPGFGQYGHFGLGYDSRTYGLQHQGYLPNPGPTHQSGQHQSRQNFPQATITAAQAAGQLGLQRPSDGDPDQSTSPLPTYQDL, encoded by the exons atgcatacggaccatgcgtgtgcattgcgagaaatacgcacctcactggcagatgtcctgaactTTCGAAAGccatcaatcaggcag gagaggccagaaatctgggaccaaagagaccccaactatgccaacagggcagtaaaacaagctgcatggaggagcgtgtgtgggtccctcttcccccagtatgaccagcagccacgtgcggcccagcgacaaataa tggatgatgttacaacaaggtggcggagtatccgggaccagtataggagggagaggcagcagcgggagagaagtggagccggggcccctcctaaaaaaaaaaaatacatctactttgaccgcctaaccttccttaaccccagcatggacctcaggcc aactcagtctaacctcactgacagggagacagggtcggactcagaactggtcattgacccagttggagaaggtgaagaggtggctggtccatctgctgctccctcctgcGCAAGACCTACAGCATCTTCATCATCTGCCCACCCAGCTCCAGCTGCTTCTGAAGAAAACCCAGAGGGCCCACAGTTctcttctgcagcagcagcacctagccaggatgaccctggtaatagcagcagcccaactgttgccctggaccgatccccacaggctgcagtcagaccccagcgtgcacgacgcaggagagagcttcgccaaagcaggcaaaacgtggatgctggggtcatgaactatttggcccgggttcgagaggatgatggggaggagggattcacacggagccttgcccagtatttacgctccatagagcgggagttgaggctgcgtttgagagggtgttttcagatccttattgacgcatgcacccccccaaataacccatacaatctgatgcagatgattgaacagtggcagatgtcacctgaaaatattctgcggcctccgaGACTACAAGGCCAGCATGCGcaccaaggatctgaagcaccccctccacgtcagccaacacctccaccccaaccaccaactaaccaacaatggcaacatcagcaccatattgcaggatatcatcaaccatcccaatatggccacttgtccgcacccagtgctggaggctggtcccaacctgggtttggacaatatggtcattttgggttggggtatgattcccgcacatatgggctgcaacatcagggttatctcccaaatccaggccccactcatcaaagtggccagcatcagagcaggcagaatttCCCGCAAGCCACTATAACAGCCgcacaggctgctggacaattgggcctgcaAAGGCCATCTGATGGTGACCCAGACCAATCCACTTCTCCCCTTCCtacgtaccaggacttgtaa